The Chamaesiphon minutus PCC 6605 DNA window TCACCATTAGTCATCCCGCCCAACCAGTTGCGTGCGTAGACGCCTTCTTTGATACCCGCAAACAAATCGGCTACAGGCGTATGTCCGCGATCGATCCACGTATTCGTCATCCGCACGATCGGGGGATAATGATAATTTAAGCAGCGCGCATTGCCAGTGGCGGCTTCGTCCAATCGTCCCGCCGTCTCCCGCGAGTGCAATCGCCCTACCAGCTTGCCATCTTTAATCAATTGCGTCGTCGTTGCTGGCGTCCCCTCATCATCATACAAGTAGCTGCCCCGATGTCCTTCTGGTGCAGCTCCATCGAAGATTTGTAAATCCTGACAACCGAACCGCCGTCCCATCGTCATGGTTTCCAGCAGATCGGGATTCTCATAAATCGAATCAGCTTCAGAAAGGTGCCCAAATGCCTCGTGAACGAACAATCCAGTTAAAATGGGGTCGATCACCACAGTATAAGCATTGCCCTTGACAGGCGGCAGCGAGAGGGCAGCTACAGCCCGTTGCGCGGCACTTTCTACCTGGCGATCGAGTCCGATCGTGTCTTCATAAGCTTTGCGCGAACCGAGGGTTTCGCGTCCGGTTTGGACGGTATCTCCATCTCTGGCTGTCGCAGCAAAGCGGATTTCCATATCTATCCACGACTGCTCGATCAGGGTGCCTTCGGATGTGGCTAACACGATATGTTGCGCACTATCGCCATAACTGACGGAAGTCGTCGCAATCCGCCGATCTGTAGTCTGGAGAATGCGATTGTAATGCTCGCACATCGCCTTTTTACGCGCGATCGAAATCTCGCGTGGATCGGTACCAGTCAAGGGCAAACTACAGGTAGTTTGAATGATTTCGATCGGTGCCAAGATTGTTGTATCTTCGCCAATAATGCGCGCAGCGGCGATCGCTTCTTCAATTCTTTCGGCGAGCGTCTCTAGCCGATTGAAGCTGGCAAATCCCCAGCCACCTTTATAACAGGCGCGAACTTGTCCGCCAATGGCAAGATCTTCGCTCAGGGTTTCGACTTTATCGCCTCGGATCAGGATATCTGTTCCTTCCGATTCTTCTAGTCTGATCGCCAAATAATCTACGCGATCGCGGTAACGTTTAATTAAATCTGTCAGGCGGTTTTTGCTATCAACAACGATCGAAGGCATAGGTGAGGGAAGGGGATAGGGGTTAGGGGCTAGGGATTAGGGTTTAGGTTTTAGGCTTACATCTTGCATCAGTTTAGGTATGCTATTGCTTAGTGTAGACCCAGGGTACCCACAAGGGGCACCCCTACAAGTTATCTGTAGTTTCAGATTAATCGTAGGGTGGGCACTGCCCACCACATAGGTTTCAGGTAATTTCTGTCTAATAAATCTAATAAATCATTTGCGTCCAGCTACGTTAATGAGGCTTTTACAATAAGATAACTACCTAACCCGAAACTTGACAGCCGAAGACCGATGAATTATTACACAGCGATTTCAAATTACAATCAGTGGATGAACCAGAAGTTGTACGCTGTCTGCGCCGATATTACCGAGGTCGATCGCAAGTCAGATCGCGGGGCTTTTTTTAAGTCGATCCACGGTACTCTCAATCATATCGCGATCGCCGACCTGATTTGGTTGGGGAGATTTACCCAACAACCATTTGCTGCCAAACTCGACGCAGAACTCTATAGCGATTTTAGCGAGTTACGGGCACAACGGGAACGACTCGATCGAAGGATTATCGAATGGGCAAATAATTTAACTCCAGACTGGCTGAATGCGGATTTAACCTATACCAACAGTTCCGGCTTCACGCGCACGCTCCCACACTGGCTGCTGGTTACCCACATGTTCAACCATCAAACCCACCATCGCGGCCAATTAACCACTCTCCTCAACCAGATGGGTTACGATGCTGGCGTGACAGATTTACCTGCAATGCCTGAGTTTCAGGTTTAGAGTATGTTTGGAAAGGATCGGGTAGCACTCGTGCACCCTAGAAAATCCCCCCTAACCCCCTTTTTAAGGGGGGAACAGGATTAAAGTCCCCCTTTTTAAAGGGGATTTAGGGGGATTGACCCACTACAAACGGAGCAATTGGACTCATCCAAACATCCTCTTAGAACATGGATATTCGCCTGCGGGAAATTGAAGAACGCGGATTTACGACGATCGATTCATATCTCGATCCACACTCGATCGACTTACTCATTGCTGATATTACCGCTCTCGATCTTACATCAGGTCGGGCAGGAATTAGAAACCTGTTGGAATTACTCCCCAGTGTCAACAAATTGGCACACAGCCAGGAGATTCGATCGCTAGTAGAGCCAATTTTGGGCGATACCACACGGGTTGTCAGGGGGATATTTTTTGACAAACAGCCGAATGCTAACTGGAAAGTACCATGGCATCAAGATCTGAGCATTGCTGTCAAACAACATCTCGATCTACCAGATTATCACCCCCGATCGATTAAAGAAGGCATTCCCCACGTTCAGCCGCCAACAGCTATTTTAGAACGAATGCTAACGGTACGGATTCACCTAGATCGCACGGATGAGTGGAATGGAGCGTTAAAAGTCATCCCTGGCTCTCACC harbors:
- a CDS encoding TldD/PmbA family protein, with the protein product MPSIVVDSKNRLTDLIKRYRDRVDYLAIRLEESEGTDILIRGDKVETLSEDLAIGGQVRACYKGGWGFASFNRLETLAERIEEAIAAARIIGEDTTILAPIEIIQTTCSLPLTGTDPREISIARKKAMCEHYNRILQTTDRRIATTSVSYGDSAQHIVLATSEGTLIEQSWIDMEIRFAATARDGDTVQTGRETLGSRKAYEDTIGLDRQVESAAQRAVAALSLPPVKGNAYTVVIDPILTGLFVHEAFGHLSEADSIYENPDLLETMTMGRRFGCQDLQIFDGAAPEGHRGSYLYDDEGTPATTTQLIKDGKLVGRLHSRETAGRLDEAATGNARCLNYHYPPIVRMTNTWIDRGHTPVADLFAGIKEGVYARNWLGGMTNGEMFTFGAGEAWMIRNGEIAEPVRDVTLSGNVFKTLADIEGIGDDFYWDESGGCGKAGQGGLAVGVGGPSLRIRDVVVGGDMEDLEDED
- a CDS encoding DinB family protein, producing MNYYTAISNYNQWMNQKLYAVCADITEVDRKSDRGAFFKSIHGTLNHIAIADLIWLGRFTQQPFAAKLDAELYSDFSELRAQRERLDRRIIEWANNLTPDWLNADLTYTNSSGFTRTLPHWLLVTHMFNHQTHHRGQLTTLLNQMGYDAGVTDLPAMPEFQV
- a CDS encoding phytanoyl-CoA dioxygenase family protein; this encodes MDIRLREIEERGFTTIDSYLDPHSIDLLIADITALDLTSGRAGIRNLLELLPSVNKLAHSQEIRSLVEPILGDTTRVVRGIFFDKQPNANWKVPWHQDLSIAVKQHLDLPDYHPRSIKEGIPHVQPPTAILERMLTVRIHLDRTDEWNGALKVIPGSHRHGKLTTPQINEWKQLNRAISCNCQAGGIFLMRPLLLHSSSIAILPSHRRIVHLEYADRQLDNGLEWYY